AAATCTGGGTTTGCGATATCTTGTTTTTCTGTATCTTCTGAACCTTCTATGCTGCCTGCGCTCAAGCAATAATTTACTGATGTCTTGCCTGAGCTGGATTTGTGCAGAGAATATCTCTTCCTTGTCAGTGATGGCAGACACACCAACAACCTTAGAGCCTATGTCTATTCCAACAGTAACAGGTTGTGTGTAGTTTGTTGTTTCGTACAAAAGCTGGATGGTAAATGGTTCTCTGTTTACTACCTTTGCCAGTCCTTGTTTCAAGAGCCTTCTAACCTTTCCATGTCTTTTGGTTGGCATGAGTGGTTTTCCATCTTTTGAAATCACGAATACCCTGCGGTAAGCCTCCTATCGGAGTTAGGTGCTCATCCCCAAAGTTAGGCTGGCTTTAACGTCTTGCCACACTGTCCCTACCCATCAGGACTGTTTAATGTCAGACGGCAGAGCATGGAACTTGAGCAGCATTCCATGGTGCCGTGACCAGCCTAACGTAGCCGATTGGCTGAGGGTAGTCAACCAGGGCTTTTTACAAGCCCGCCACTTCAGTGGTGGGTGGTTGACAGGATTTTTGACAAACAAGTAGCGTTTTACAAACGGCTGCAGCATAGAGGCTATTAACATCAATCCTAAGTTGTAGCCCAGATAAGCAAAGTATTCACCTTTCAGCCTAAAAAGGTAAACACTTCCCAGTAAACTTAGTAAGCTACCAACGAGAAAACTTACGACAACAGGGGTAAAAACCCTTATCGTTGTTATGAAAATGACTTGGACCCAGATGATAGTCAGAACAGTTAAAGAGTAAGAAAAAAGAAATATCTTCCAAATCTCAGTGATTTTGTTGAGCAAGAAAAAAACAAGTAAGAAAGTTGCAGAGGAAATAACCGCATACGTCAGAGATGAAACGTACAGTTCGTAAATCTTTTCAAATTCCTTTTTGTATATCAAGTCGGCCAGATACCTTGTTACAGAAGTGGATACGCTTCCAAAGAGTATTGTGGAGAAAATGAACGTGTATATAATTGCAGAGATGAAGAATGAGATTTCGTTTTGAGGGATGAGTAATTGTATGACAACAAGAGTAATTGAGGACATTATCCAAGGTCCAGCACTTACATTTGCTGAATAGAAAAAACCAAATATGTCAGAGAAGAACGAATTCCTGCTCAGTAATTTGTTGAGTTCAAAACCTATCCCCGCCATATTAACACCTTTCCAATGTTATTTGACCAACACAAAGAAATTATACCACACAGGAGAGTGAAATAAAAAAATACCCCCGGTCTATCAATCCGGGGGGTCTTGAAAAAGTTTTTCAACTCTTCCAAGGGGGGATAGGGGGGTCGCTGCACATATATTTTGCTATATCCAACGTAAAGTTTCAAGTATCCAAGTGTTAATGAAATGATACGATTGGCTCAAATTTGTGTTTAGCTCATCACTAAACACTTGGATATTTTGCAGCTTCACTGGGAAGTTAGAGCGTACGAGGGCATTGAATCCGTAAATATATAAAGCAAAGAAAGAAGAAAAGAAATAGTACTTAGCTCAGATTTGCATCACGTATCGTTTTGGTGTATAATAATATAAAACAACGAGCTTGTATTTAATATTTGGTTTGTGTGGCGCTTTCATTAATTTTCTTGTTTTTCTTTCATTTTTGAATGGTTATGATTTTTATTTCACATACTTTCGGAGGTGAACGGTGTGGTGGTTGTTTACTCAGCAGTCCTGCTTGGAGGACTCGGTTTTGCATTCGGTTTGTTTCTGTCGTACGTTTCAGAGAAGTTCAAAGTTGAAGAAGACCCAACGGTCAAGCTTATTTTAGAAGCGTTGCCAGGGATAAATTGCGGTGCTTGTGGCTACCCTGGATGTGAAGGATATGCAAAAGCCATAGTGAAAGGTGACAAACCAGATAAATGTTTGCCAGGTAAAAAATCAGGTGTGGAAGAAAGAATTAAAGAGATACTTAGCCAGCGTGCCAATGGCAATTAGTATGCTTCTGTATTTTAAGATGAGTTTAATTTCTACTTATTTTAGTAACGCGTTTTAGTAACGCGTGGATAACTCGGGGGATAGGGAATGCGGCTAGATTTTGATACTTCGGTAAATATTGTTGCGTTCTCGAAAGTATTTAGAAAAAAAGTATCCGAGATAGAAGAATACCTGCAATACGACA
The DNA window shown above is from Fervidobacterium changbaicum and carries:
- a CDS encoding RnfABCDGE type electron transport complex subunit B, which produces MVVVYSAVLLGGLGFAFGLFLSYVSEKFKVEEDPTVKLILEALPGINCGACGYPGCEGYAKAIVKGDKPDKCLPGKKSGVEERIKEILSQRANGN
- the pelG gene encoding exopolysaccharide Pel transporter PelG, which encodes MAGIGFELNKLLSRNSFFSDIFGFFYSANVSAGPWIMSSITLVVIQLLIPQNEISFFISAIIYTFIFSTILFGSVSTSVTRYLADLIYKKEFEKIYELYVSSLTYAVISSATFLLVFFLLNKITEIWKIFLFSYSLTVLTIIWVQVIFITTIRVFTPVVVSFLVGSLLSLLGSVYLFRLKGEYFAYLGYNLGLMLIASMLQPFVKRYLFVKNPVNHPPLKWRACKKPWLTTLSQSATLGWSRHHGMLLKFHALPSDIKQS